Genomic DNA from Microbacterium neungamense:
GACGAGGAAGGCGAGCGCGAGATTGCGGGGGATGAGCGGGATGCTGCGCAGCAGATCCCCCGGGTGCAGGTGCGCCGTGCCGAAGGCGTAGGAGGGCAGGGCGCTCATGACCGCTCCGCGCCCTGCATCCGTCGCAGGCATCGCGCGACATCCGCGCGCAGCTCGGCGAAGTCGGCGGTGGCGGATGCAGGAAGGGCACGGATGACGACATCCGTGCCCTCCGGGACCGTGTCGCGCAGCTCCGCGCAGATCGCCTTGAGGCGTCGGCGGACCGTGTTGCGGACGACGGCGGTTCCCACCTGCTTGCTGATGATGAACCCGAACCGGGGTGCTCGCTGCTCGGCGCCGGCCAGCATGGACGTGACCAGGCGCGCGCCGCCGCATCGCGTTCCGCGTCGGACCACCTGGCGGTAGTCGGTGCCGCGGGTCAGACGATTCGGCCGGGCGAGCACAGGGGGTTACGCCGAGAGTTCGGTGCGGCCCTTCGCGCGGCGGGCCGAGAGGATGGCACGGCCGGCGCGGGTGCGCATGCGGGCGCGGAAGCCGTGCTTCTTGGCGCGACGACGGTTGTTGGGCTGGA
This window encodes:
- the rnpA gene encoding ribonuclease P protein component, with amino-acid sequence MVRRGTRCGGARLVTSMLAGAEQRAPRFGFIISKQVGTAVVRNTVRRRLKAICAELRDTVPEGTDVVIRALPASATADFAELRADVARCLRRMQGAERS
- the rpmH gene encoding 50S ribosomal protein L34, yielding MSKRTFQPNNRRRAKKHGFRARMRTRAGRAILSARRAKGRTELSA